The region ACTCTTCGATAAATTCAGCCAGCGCCGGGTTATTCACCGCACCCTGTTGCGCCAGCGGGTGGCCCGCCGCGACGGCCACATAGGTGGCGCCCATGAAGGTATCCGGACGGGTGGTGTAAACGGTCAGCTTCTCGTCGCTGCCCGCCACGTCAAAGGTGATGTCCACCCCTTCAGAGCGGCCAATCCAGTTGCGCTGCATGGTTTTCACCTGCTCAGGCCAGCTTTCCAGCGTATCCAGATCGTTGAGCAGTTGATCGGCGTAGTCGGTGATTTTGATAAACCACTGCGGGATCTCTTTACGCTCGACCTTGGTGTCGCAGCGCCAGCAGCAGCCGTCGATAACCTGTTCGTTGGCCAGTACGGTCAGATCGTGCGGGCACCAGTTGACCGCAGAGGTTTTCTTGTAGACCAGGCCTTTTTCGTACAGCTTGGTGAAGAACCACTGTTCCCAACGGTAGTAATCCGGATCGCAGGTGGCGATCTCGCGATCCCAGTCATAGCCGAAGCCCAGCAGTTTCAGCTGGTTCTTCATGTATTCGATGTTGTCGTAGGTCCACGGAGCCGGTGCGGTGTTGTTCTTCACCGCGGCGCCTTCCGCCGGCAGGCCGAAAGCATCCCAGCCGATTGGCTGCAGCACGTTTTTGCCCAGCATGCGCTGATAGCGCGAGATCACGTCGCCGATAGTGTAGTTACGAACGTGTCCCATGTGCAGACGGCCTGATGGGTAGGGCAGCATGGATAGGCAGTAGTACTTTTCCTTGCTTGCGTCTTCGGTAACCTTGAAAGTTTGCTTCTCTTGCCAGTGAAGCTGTACGTTCGATTCTATGTCTTCTGGACGGTATTGCTCTTGCATGGCGGCCGGTGGTCCTGTTGGTGTAAACCGTTATCTCAGTCAGAGATAAGGCTATGAAGATTTAGTATTCGTAGATCCGCATAGCATAGCTGATAAGACCTCCCGGCAACAACACCAAGCGCCCGACTCGGCGCATTTAAAAAATCCCCGCCATGATATGACTCACATCTTGGGGATCCCGAGCCTTGCCAAGTGACATCAGCAATTTACGACTAAAATGATAAGAGATAGTTTTAGGAGATAAGCCCTGTCACGTAAGTTCATCGAGGAGAGAATATGAACAAGGTTGCTCAGTATTACCGCGAATTGGTGGCATCTCTGACCGAACGTCTGAAAAATGGCGAGCGTGATATTGACGAATTGGTCGCCGGCGCCGAGAAACGGCTGAACGAAGCGGGTGAATTGACGCGCGGTGAGGTGGAGCAGGTGATCCAGGCGGTACGGCGAGACCTGGAAGAGTTCGCCCGCAGTTACCAGGAAAGCAAGGGCGAGTTTACCGACAGCGTCTTTATGCGGGTAATCAAGGAGAGCCTGTGGCAGGAACTGGCGGATATTACGGATAAAACCCAGTTGGAATGGCGAGAAGTGTTTAAAGACGTCAGCCATCACGGCGTCTACCACAGCGGTGAGGTGGTCGGGCTGGGTAATCTGGTGTGCGAACAGTGCCACCATAATTTGGCGTTTTACACGCCGGAAGTGCTGCCGCTCTGCCCTAAATGCGGCCATGACCAGTTCCAGCGTCGGCCTTTCGAACCTTGAGTTTGCCCCCTCATTCTTCTTTCTGCCAAGTCAGGATGAGGGGAGGCTATCAGCCGAAGAGCTTTTTCATCAGATTACTCAGAAAACCGCCGTTCGCCGGGGGCTGTACCGCCGCAGGCTGGGCTACTGGGGCTAGCTGTATCTTGGCCGGCACTTTTTGCGTCACGGCGATACGGCTGTCTTGTGCGGCTTTTTCAGCGGCATCCGGACCATAGGCAAAACCTTCCGCCAGCAC is a window of Serratia plymuthica DNA encoding:
- a CDS encoding zinc ribbon-containing protein yields the protein MNKVAQYYRELVASLTERLKNGERDIDELVAGAEKRLNEAGELTRGEVEQVIQAVRRDLEEFARSYQESKGEFTDSVFMRVIKESLWQELADITDKTQLEWREVFKDVSHHGVYHSGEVVGLGNLVCEQCHHNLAFYTPEVLPLCPKCGHDQFQRRPFEP